A single genomic interval of uncultured Sphaerochaeta sp. harbors:
- a CDS encoding AGE family epimerase/isomerase: MNQKFDQLYHDYQNTLLESVLPFWLQYGFDKTHGGLYTGLDRDGSLLETDKSVWFQGRALWVFATAYRQMEKRPDYLEVCDSLVSFIEDHCFDPVDGRMYFRVSQEGNPVVKRIRYVFSETFAILGFAAYSRAFDKPEYAMKAYELFKKVERYLQEPGMLVPKFERESKGFGLPMILLNTVSELREALPEKSEELNRAIDGYIKEIEVFFVRPELKVVVEQCNPDGTLQLDHFEGRLLNPGHAIEGAWFILAEAKRRGGDIELTQLGMTMLDWMFTRGWDEEYGGIIYFRDALGKSATEYWHDMKFWWPQCEAAIANLLAYSLSGKQEYLHQFEQVDKYIKTHFLDEEYGEWFGYLHRDNSLSTPLKGNMYKGPFHIPRMYLVCCELLDRLRQ; the protein is encoded by the coding sequence ATGAATCAGAAATTTGACCAACTCTATCATGACTACCAAAATACGCTTTTAGAGAGTGTATTGCCATTCTGGCTCCAATATGGATTTGACAAAACACATGGTGGCTTGTATACAGGTTTGGACCGCGATGGTTCTTTGTTGGAGACTGATAAGTCGGTTTGGTTTCAAGGTCGGGCGCTGTGGGTATTTGCAACAGCATACCGTCAGATGGAAAAAAGACCTGATTATCTCGAGGTGTGTGATTCCTTGGTCTCTTTCATTGAAGACCACTGTTTTGATCCCGTAGATGGACGCATGTATTTCCGGGTAAGCCAGGAAGGGAATCCGGTAGTGAAGCGTATTCGCTACGTATTCAGTGAGACATTTGCCATCCTTGGCTTTGCTGCCTATAGCAGGGCCTTTGATAAACCTGAATATGCAATGAAGGCATATGAGTTGTTTAAGAAGGTTGAACGGTATCTTCAGGAACCAGGTATGCTTGTTCCCAAGTTTGAGCGAGAGAGCAAGGGGTTTGGTCTTCCCATGATTCTTCTCAATACGGTCAGTGAGCTGAGAGAAGCGCTTCCTGAGAAGAGCGAAGAGCTGAATCGTGCCATCGATGGGTATATCAAGGAGATTGAGGTCTTCTTTGTTCGTCCAGAGCTCAAGGTGGTGGTAGAGCAGTGCAATCCTGATGGGACGCTACAATTGGATCATTTCGAAGGCCGACTTTTAAACCCAGGGCACGCTATAGAAGGCGCATGGTTCATTCTCGCCGAAGCAAAGAGGCGGGGTGGTGATATCGAACTTACACAACTTGGTATGACGATGTTGGACTGGATGTTCACTCGTGGTTGGGATGAAGAGTATGGGGGGATCATCTACTTCCGTGATGCCCTGGGAAAGAGTGCAACGGAGTACTGGCATGACATGAAGTTCTGGTGGCCACAGTGTGAGGCAGCCATCGCCAACTTGCTGGCCTACAGTTTGAGCGGGAAACAGGAATACCTGCATCAATTTGAACAAGTAGACAAATACATCAAGACTCATTTTCTCGATGAAGAGTATGGCGAGTGGTTTGGGTATCTCCATCGAGATAACAGCCTTTCCACTCCCTTGAAGGGGAATATGTATAAAGGACCATTCCATATACCAAGAATGTATCTGGTTTGTTGTGAATTGCTTGATAGGCTGAGACAGTAG
- a CDS encoding sulfatase-like hydrolase/transferase: MQGNQSKKPNILFILADDHGQWALGCYGNKEVKTPHLDELAENGIIYDNFYCTSPVCSPARASILTGTMPSWNGVHDWLRKGNADTSKYPNMKDHDHFKKKDHPINYLEGMKTYVSQLHEAGYSTALCGKWHLGASTYKRPEFDKWFTIFGGGLTSYYRPDFFEDGKFYDSHEYITSGIGSRAIDFIDEFAEEPEKPFYLGVHFTAPHTPWSRENHPERFWNLYEGSSFESAPRLPVHKDQVKTCMVGYPEERRRENINGYYAAISAMDEQIGAIIAKLKAEKLYDDTVIIFTSDNGMNLGQHGIWGKGNGTYPQNLYETSVKIPFIMRNPRFGIPGERRAEIASHYDVFSSMEDIAGLAISKQNLPGKSLFSRDEKDSIAVVFNEYGSVRMIREEKFKLIVNYDTQEETLFDLQDDPGEMHPLSNTNPIIAQLRLKMENWFAQYSRPEKDGRVRNVLGTGQEDLDLFNPEIAFYYEKEQRSTMY, encoded by the coding sequence ATGCAAGGCAATCAATCCAAGAAGCCAAACATCCTATTCATCCTGGCTGATGACCATGGCCAATGGGCTCTTGGTTGTTATGGTAACAAGGAAGTGAAAACGCCGCATCTAGATGAACTGGCTGAAAATGGGATTATATATGATAACTTCTATTGCACAAGTCCTGTATGCAGTCCAGCACGTGCATCCATACTTACGGGAACAATGCCTTCTTGGAACGGGGTCCATGATTGGCTGAGAAAAGGGAATGCAGATACTTCCAAATATCCCAACATGAAAGATCATGATCATTTCAAGAAGAAAGATCACCCAATCAATTATCTTGAAGGAATGAAAACGTATGTTTCCCAATTGCATGAAGCAGGTTATTCCACTGCACTTTGTGGTAAATGGCATCTTGGAGCCAGTACGTACAAGCGCCCGGAATTCGATAAATGGTTCACCATCTTCGGAGGAGGCCTAACTTCCTACTATCGTCCGGACTTTTTTGAGGATGGAAAATTCTATGATAGTCATGAATATATAACCTCAGGAATCGGCTCAAGAGCCATTGATTTTATTGATGAATTTGCAGAAGAACCAGAGAAGCCTTTCTACCTCGGCGTGCACTTCACAGCTCCACATACGCCTTGGTCGCGAGAAAATCATCCTGAAAGATTTTGGAATCTGTATGAAGGCTCTTCGTTTGAGTCAGCTCCGAGACTCCCTGTACACAAGGATCAGGTGAAAACCTGTATGGTTGGATATCCTGAGGAGAGACGCAGGGAGAACATCAATGGATATTATGCTGCAATAAGTGCAATGGATGAACAGATTGGAGCAATCATTGCAAAATTGAAAGCTGAAAAATTGTATGATGATACTGTCATAATTTTTACCAGTGATAATGGAATGAACCTAGGGCAACACGGTATCTGGGGAAAAGGAAATGGCACCTATCCTCAGAACCTGTATGAGACTTCAGTAAAAATTCCTTTCATTATGAGAAATCCTCGGTTTGGAATACCGGGAGAACGGCGTGCAGAAATCGCTTCACATTATGATGTATTCTCTTCAATGGAAGATATTGCTGGATTAGCGATTTCCAAACAGAATTTGCCGGGGAAATCACTTTTTTCAAGAGATGAGAAGGATTCTATCGCTGTAGTGTTCAATGAATATGGGTCGGTGAGGATGATTCGTGAAGAAAAATTCAAGCTGATTGTCAATTATGATACTCAAGAAGAAACATTGTTTGATCTACAGGATGACCCTGGTGAAATGCACCCGCTATCCAATACCAACCCAATTATTGCACAGCTTAGGCTGAAAATGGAAAATTGGTTTGCTCAATATTCAAGACCTGAAAAAGATGGACGTGTGAGAAACGTACTAGGGACAGGACAGGAAGATTTGGATTTATTCAATCCGGAAATAGCATTCTATTATGAGAAAGAACAGCGTAGCACCATGTATTGA